A window of Triplophysa dalaica isolate WHDGS20190420 chromosome 7, ASM1584641v1, whole genome shotgun sequence contains these coding sequences:
- the foxd7 gene encoding forkhead box D7, with amino-acid sequence MTLDTDLMDDLVVDVVGEGGKESGDGRLSSASDHRINNSTSLSENQSSNGDKDHVPSSICPSTSSKSTSVKPPYSYIALITMAILQSPKKRLTLSEICDFISLRFAYYREKFPAWQNSIRHNLSLNDCFVKMPREPGNPGKGNYWTLDPNSSDMFENGSFLRRRKRFKRHHFKFGVFKDQALQPNGFPNLGYGAYSLSASCAHLPGLDIYPFGFHQPIGVPPLGSILPALSTLFSRNCVAKSFPQSQTVAIEPVTPGLTCPVAPSSHYASSGLFNPVGFPRVLSLQYEYQKLQNLQDLTTKHRLLASVNN; translated from the coding sequence ATGACCCTGGACACAGATTTAATGGATGACCTCGTTGTCGACGTGGTAGGTGAAGGTGGCAAGGAATCTGGAGACGGTCGTCTTTCTTCTGCATCCGACCACCGGATAAACAACTCAACATCCCTGTCCGAAAACCAGTCAAGCAACGGAGATAAGGACCACGTACCCTCTTCTATATGTCCGTCAACCTCGAGCAAAAGCACGTCGGTGAAACCGCCCTATTCTTACATCGCCCTGATCACCATGGCCATCCTTCAGAGCCCCAAAAAGCGTCTGACTCTCAGCGAGATCTGTGACTTCATCAGCCTTCGGTTCGCGTACTACCGAGAGAAATTCCCAGCTTGGCAGAACTCCATCCGACACAATCTTTCTCTCAACGATTGTTTCGTAAAAATGCCACGGGAACCGGGTAACCCAGGTAAAGGGAATTACTGGACTCTGGATCCAAATTCATCGGACATGTTTGAGAACGGAAGTTTTCTGAGGAGGAGGAAGCGATTTAAACGACACCACTTCAAATTCGGTGTGTTTAAAGATCAAGCGCTTCAGCCGAATGGCTTTCCGAATCTTGGCTACGGCGCGTACAGTCTCAGCGCGTCCTGCGCGCACTTACCGGGTTTGGATATCTACCCGTTTGGCTTCCATCAGCCCATCGGTGTACCACCTCTCGGCAGCATTTTACCTGCTCTCTCCACGCTTTTCTCACGGAACTGTGTCGCCAAGTCTTTTCCACAGTCCCAAACAGTGGCTATAGAGCCTGTCACCCCTGGGTTAACCTGTCCGGTTGCTCCGTCCTCTCATTACGCATCTTCGGGACTGTTCAATCCAGTGGGCTTCCCTCGGGTCCTCAGTCTTCAATATGAGTACCAGAAACTGCAGAATCTGCAAGACTTGACAACTAAACATAGACTCTTGGCTAGCGTCAATAACTAG